In Patescibacteria group bacterium, one DNA window encodes the following:
- a CDS encoding DEAD/DEAH box helicase, whose amino-acid sequence MYKQRRRGFNPQRTRFRSFDPRTVIGKITGPVSAGYEIKNSFSDFPLNEELARNVASRKFDKPTPIQDQAILEILAGRDVVGVANTGTGKTAAFLIPLINKVILNRGSKVLIIAPTRELAVQIDKEFQIFSRGLRLYSTVCIGGVSIRGQINKLQRGPHFVIGTPGRLLDLENQKKINFGTFDSIILDEVDRMLDMGFIVDIKKIILKLPQNRQSLFFAATLDESVKSVMRQFIVNPVMISVKTADASANVYQDVIDLKGRDKADALCTLLGKEEVSKTLIFMRTKRSADKLQTSLLKNGFQTAVLHGNKSQNQRQRSLEQFTLGRVNILIATDVASRGLDVTDISHVINYDLPESYDTYIHRIGRTGRADKKGIALTFIG is encoded by the coding sequence AAATTAAAAACAGCTTCTCGGACTTTCCTCTCAACGAGGAGCTTGCTAGAAATGTGGCCTCTCGTAAATTTGATAAACCAACGCCAATTCAAGACCAAGCAATACTTGAAATTTTAGCAGGTCGCGATGTGGTAGGTGTTGCAAACACTGGTACAGGTAAAACCGCGGCTTTTTTAATTCCACTTATAAACAAAGTGATTCTTAATAGAGGGTCCAAGGTTTTAATAATTGCCCCAACCCGTGAGTTAGCTGTGCAAATTGATAAAGAATTTCAGATTTTCTCTAGAGGATTGCGTTTATATTCTACTGTTTGCATTGGCGGGGTATCCATTCGTGGTCAAATTAATAAACTTCAGAGAGGACCTCATTTTGTGATAGGAACTCCGGGAAGGTTGCTTGATTTAGAAAACCAAAAGAAAATTAATTTTGGAACATTTGATTCTATTATTCTGGATGAAGTGGATCGGATGCTTGATATGGGATTTATAGTTGACATAAAAAAAATTATTTTAAAACTCCCTCAAAACAGACAATCGCTTTTTTTCGCGGCAACTTTAGATGAAAGCGTAAAAAGTGTAATGCGTCAATTTATTGTTAACCCGGTAATGATTTCAGTTAAAACGGCAGATGCTAGCGCAAATGTTTATCAAGATGTTATAGATTTAAAAGGGAGAGACAAAGCGGATGCGTTATGTACCCTTTTAGGCAAAGAAGAAGTATCCAAAACCCTTATATTTATGAGAACTAAACGAAGCGCGGATAAGTTACAAACTAGTCTTTTAAAAAATGGGTTTCAAACAGCTGTTTTGCATGGAAACAAAAGTCAAAACCAAAGGCAGAGATCTCTTGAACAATTTACTCTTGGCAGAGTGAATATTTTAATCGCGACGGATGTAGCTTCTCGAGGGTTAGATGTTACTGATATTAGTCATGTTATTAATTATGACCTTCCAGAAAGTTATGATACTTATATCCATAGAATAGGCAGAACGGGAAGAGCCGATAAAAAAGGAATTGCTTTAACATTTATAGGCTAA
- a CDS encoding C39 family peptidase — protein sequence MKLGSRFLVLSVLLAVILSPFSPVTGGGASASTERTAGLSANLFVENGDASSQSMDSAVDFRLLKVVSYLWSDGHGDMSLEHIVKNNSANNFTGIIWLLDDWNTTDYRNIRAEDDKGPLNTSTRMDGTNIYITIFFRQAVPIGQSLHFTLYVTIGKMTTGSGNNWNGHWYIRVEGSPIGELIQGVTLPSNAQITSVTPTPTTRRNNYVEWRYINVPDGWQLTIDLNYQLSSTMNVPLFYQGTAPVDGNSPVWELDTYNNYPAGDRYNTMYAWGCFITSGAMVINYWAQKLDVPFRTDPRQINEWMKTHRGYDAGHNGNVNSIVEYARYGGVTIYAETIFTTSSSVLDGYILSGKPVMLGVRNQGHFVVATGITTVGGVKTYTINDPLLGSTTLKESYNNQFSRMTVFTDTPVDNRDMRVAAHSPVEFVVTDRFGRKSGYDPTTGTTWNQIPNSHYVLEGLARAGTTTPENISKVLYINEPEDGNYDIKVFGIGSGLYKVDTFATDWKGEVDYQIVSGEATVGSVATYTVEYNAVAGLIFKGYLPMALRNKR from the coding sequence ATGAAACTCGGAAGCAGGTTTTTGGTTCTTTCAGTACTGTTGGCTGTAATTCTTTCACCCTTTTCGCCTGTTACGGGAGGGGGCGCTAGCGCTTCTACAGAAAGAACTGCTGGTTTGTCAGCTAACTTGTTTGTTGAAAACGGGGACGCTTCTTCACAGTCTATGGATAGCGCCGTGGACTTTAGACTTTTGAAGGTTGTATCGTACCTGTGGTCAGATGGGCATGGTGATATGTCTCTTGAACACATAGTCAAAAACAACAGCGCCAACAATTTCACAGGAATTATTTGGTTGTTGGATGATTGGAACACTACCGATTACCGAAACATTAGAGCCGAAGATGACAAAGGTCCATTAAACACATCCACAAGAATGGACGGAACGAATATTTATATCACCATCTTTTTTAGACAAGCTGTTCCTATTGGGCAATCCCTGCATTTTACACTTTATGTAACTATCGGGAAGATGACCACAGGGTCTGGAAATAATTGGAATGGCCATTGGTATATACGAGTGGAAGGTTCCCCAATTGGCGAGTTAATTCAAGGCGTAACGCTTCCTTCAAACGCTCAAATTACTAGTGTAACTCCAACGCCCACAACGCGACGCAATAATTATGTTGAGTGGCGATACATCAATGTTCCTGACGGATGGCAATTGACCATTGATTTAAACTACCAACTGTCGTCCACAATGAATGTTCCGTTGTTCTATCAAGGGACGGCGCCTGTAGATGGAAACAGTCCTGTATGGGAGCTTGATACTTACAACAATTATCCTGCCGGAGATAGATACAACACTATGTATGCTTGGGGTTGTTTTATCACTAGCGGGGCTATGGTTATTAACTACTGGGCGCAGAAATTGGATGTGCCTTTCAGAACAGATCCAAGACAGATAAACGAATGGATGAAAACACACCGAGGGTATGATGCTGGTCATAATGGGAATGTTAACAGTATCGTAGAATATGCAAGATATGGTGGTGTGACGATCTATGCGGAAACTATATTCACCACATCCAGTTCTGTGTTGGATGGATATATTCTCTCCGGTAAACCTGTTATGTTAGGTGTTAGAAATCAAGGGCATTTTGTTGTAGCTACGGGAATAACCACTGTGGGAGGTGTTAAAACTTACACAATAAATGATCCGCTTCTTGGAAGCACTACTCTTAAAGAAAGTTACAACAATCAATTTAGCAGAATGACTGTGTTTACAGATACGCCCGTGGATAACCGAGATATGCGTGTTGCGGCGCATTCGCCAGTGGAGTTTGTGGTTACAGATAGGTTTGGGAGAAAATCTGGGTATGACCCAACAACGGGTACTACTTGGAACCAAATACCTAACTCACATTATGTTTTGGAAGGTCTAGCAAGAGCGGGTACCACAACACCCGAGAACATTTCTAAAGTGTTGTATATAAACGAGCCGGAAGACGGGAATTACGATATAAAGGTTTTCGGCATAGGGTCTGGGTTGTACAAAGTGGACACTTTCGCAACAGATTGGAAAGGCGAGGTTGACTACCAAATTGTCTCCGGTGAGGCTACTGTTGGCTCTGTCGCAACATATACCGTAGAATACAATGCTGTGGCAGGGCTAATTTTCAAAGGGTATTTGCCTATGGCATTGAGAAACAAGAGATGA
- a CDS encoding HypC/HybG/HupF family hydrogenase formation chaperone, translating to MCIAFPGEIIKLEGLKAQVKYPNEVRTAIIGEENVRVGDKVLVQMGIIIQVLASPDKLIPLPAAT from the coding sequence ATGTGCATCGCGTTTCCGGGAGAAATAATTAAATTGGAAGGTTTAAAAGCGCAAGTTAAATACCCTAATGAGGTAAGAACTGCGATTATAGGGGAAGAAAATGTAAGAGTGGGGGATAAGGTTTTGGTTCAGATGGGAATAATAATTCAAGTTTTAGCCTCCCCCGACAAACTTATACCGCTTCCCGCCGCAACCTAG